A window from Candidatus Binataceae bacterium encodes these proteins:
- a CDS encoding phosphoglycerate kinase has translation MLTDLRSLELGGKKVLLRCDFNVPLQGGAITDPSRIVASLETINYLRQRGSALVLCSHLGRPTEREAKYSLRPVAEYLSQVLESKVALAPDCIGDVTGRMVNALGPGQALLLENLRFHREEEANDEDFAHELARGKQIYVNDAFGAVHRAHASIVGVTRYLAERAPGFLMMRELAALHSLTENPQHPYVAILGGAKVSDKIGIIRRLMNQVDTFLIGGAMAYTFLRAQGQEVGRSRVEEDKVDVARELLALATSRNVQVELPIDHIVASAPAPSA, from the coding sequence CGATGCGACTTCAACGTGCCCTTGCAGGGCGGCGCGATCACCGACCCCAGCCGAATCGTGGCCAGCCTGGAAACGATCAACTATCTGCGCCAGCGCGGCAGCGCGTTGGTGCTGTGCTCCCATCTGGGACGCCCCACCGAACGCGAGGCCAAGTACAGCCTGCGGCCGGTGGCCGAATATCTCAGCCAAGTGCTGGAAAGCAAGGTCGCACTAGCCCCGGATTGTATCGGCGACGTGACCGGGCGGATGGTCAACGCGCTGGGGCCTGGCCAGGCGCTACTTTTGGAGAACCTGCGCTTCCATCGCGAAGAAGAGGCCAACGACGAAGATTTCGCCCACGAATTGGCGCGCGGCAAGCAGATCTATGTCAATGATGCCTTCGGCGCGGTCCATCGCGCCCACGCCTCGATTGTCGGCGTAACCCGCTATCTCGCCGAGCGCGCACCGGGATTCCTCATGATGCGCGAGTTGGCGGCTTTGCACTCGTTGACCGAAAATCCCCAGCATCCGTATGTCGCAATTCTGGGCGGCGCTAAAGTTTCCGACAAAATCGGGATAATTCGCCGGTTGATGAATCAAGTCGACACCTTCCTCATTGGCGGCGCGATGGCCTACACCTTCCTGCGCGCTCAAGGCCAGGAGGTCGGTCGCTCGCGGGTAGAGGAAGATAAGGTTGACGTAGCGCGCGAGTTGTTAGCACTGGCCACCAGCCGGAACGTGCAGGTGGAACTACCCATCGACCATATCGTCGCCTCGGCGCCCGCGCCGTCGGCG